Below is a window of Myxococcaceae bacterium JPH2 DNA.
CGCGCGTGACGGATCCCGACCGTCCGTGCAGCGCCCAGGTGCGCTATCACAACGGCACCTACCTCACGCCCTGGTATGACGGCGCCAATTGCTACATCAAGCGCTTCCCGTCGTCGGGCACGCCCTTCATCTGGAACAACAGCTATTACGTCTCGGCGGGCCCAGGGCACTCGTGCAGCGAGGGTGTCTATGATGGCGCCAACTGCTACATCATGACCGCGCCCACCGGGACCACTGCCTTCAAGTGGGGCAACGCGTTCTATTACGCGGAATAGCCATCACCACACGCGCGCCGCCTGGATGACTCCGGCGGCGCGCGCCTCCCGCTCAGACTACTGAACGGAGGCCAGCCGGTTCTTCATCGTGGTCAGCGCCACCGAATAGCTCTGGTTGAAGTTGAGGACCAGGTTCGTCAACTCGGTGGCGATGATGCCACCGGGCGTCGCCATGCCCTCGTCGGACTCACCGCTCGCCACGTCACCCCAGACGCGCACCCCGTTGCGGTCATACATGTTGATGACGAAGGTGGAGAGCGACTTGGCCTTGAACCCCAGCGCATAGGGCGCCAGACCCCAGCTCTCATAGACAACCGCGACCGCGTCCACGCCCAGGTCCTCCGCCAGCTTCTTGGCCAGGTCTGGGGTGAGCGTGGCGGACTCGACCGCCTGGGGCCCGGTCACGAAGCGCATCCCCGGGGCGGTGTAGTACCCATCCAGCGACGGCAGGCCCGCCGCCGCATAGGCCGCCTGGGCCTTCAACACGTCGAGCGGGACGACCTCATAGCGGCCGCCCGTGAAGACTTGAACGAACGTCTTCACATTCGCCTCCGCGGTCTGGGTCTTCGCCTCCGGGACGTTGGCGGAGCCCAGAAGCAGGTGCGGATTGATGGCGTGCTGGACGACTGCGACCTTCTTCACGGCCAGATAGGCATCCTTCTGGACAAAGAAGTGGCTGCATCCCGTGCTGGCCAGCAGCACCACCAAGACAAGCATTCCCTTCGCGGCAATGTGACGCATGGCATCCCCCTTCCAACAGTGGAGCGCGGAGGCTCGACCGAGCGAGCCCCGCGCGTCAAGGGAATGGCCACGCGGGCCTTGCCCTTACCTCAGGGATGCGCGTCGTCCAGCGCGGACGAAGCGGTGCCCTTGGCCAGTTCCGCCACGTAGGCCGCGGCGAGCTTGGCGAACTTGACCGAGTTCTGGGCCGAGCCGGCGGTCTGGGTCAGCGTGTCATTGACCGTGTGGATGTAGGGATTGTCCTGGCCCATCAGCGCCTCGAAGGGGATGGAGCTGGCGTAGCCCTGGTTGTACCAGGAGGCGTGGTCCGAGCAGGCGTAGCCGCAGCGCGTGGACGTGCTCGTCACGCCCGGCATGTATTGCTTGATGAGGTTGGTGAGGAACGTGTTCTGCGCGGCCGTGGTGTAGTCAGACACCAGGACGATGTCGTAGCTGGAGCCGCGATAGTTGGTCATGTCCAGTTGGAGCACGCCCACCACGTTCTTCCCGCTGCTCTTGTACTGGGCCGCGATGGCGGCCGAGCCCTTCAGCCCAATCTCCTCGGCCGCGTAGGCGATGAACTGGACGGTGCGCAGCGGCCGGTAGCCCTTCGCCACGGCCACGCGGATGACCTCGGTGAGCGTGGCCACGCCGGAGGCATCATCATCCGCGCCGGGCGCGCTCAGTGAGGAGCCATTGACGTTGATGGAGTCCAGGTGCGCGCCCAGCACCACCACCTCGCTGGGGAGCGAAGTCCCCTGGATGGTGAGGATGACCGAGGGCTGCGGCGACGTGGAGGCAGGGTGCGTGAAGAACGCCACGGAGATGTCCGAGCGCCCCGCCGCCAGCGTCGTCCAGCGGCTCTTCAGCCAGTTGGCCGCATCCAGGCCGCCCTGCTGGTTGTAGCGGCGCGAGGTCCATGACGTGGAGAGCGAGGTGATGGTGCTGCGCAGGCTGCTCTCCGCCACCTGGGGGAGCAGCGCATTCACCGTCGCCGCGTTGTCCAGCGTGTAGCTCACCAGCGTAGGCGCGACGCGCGGCGTGGCCCCCGCCTCCACCGCGGCCAGGGCCTGCGCCTCGGAGTCATGGGCGATGAAGCCCGCGCAACGATTCAGCTTGGAGTGCATGACCTCGGCCAGCTTCTCCACCTGCGACGCGGGGACGCGCAGCATCGCCACGCCATCCTTCTCACGCACCACCGAGGGCAGCTCCAATCCCTGCCCCTGGAACGAGTCACGCGCGGGCGCCAGCGCATCCGAACCAATCGTTATCCAGACATCCGGCTCCGCCGCTCCCGCGAGCACCGGGGTGGCGAGCATCAGCGACAGGGTCAACACTCCCAGCTTCAGCGTCGTCATCACTCCTCCAGCTATTTCGCGATTGTCGCGAAATGCTGCTTTATGAGACCAATGGCGACGGCGTGCATCGGGATTGCCCTGCGGGGCAGGCTCGGAGTGCACGGTTCTGGACACTGCTCCGCGGGTCACGTCAATCCCAGACACGGAGGGAGTCTGAACAAGACAACCACCTGGAACAGCGTCCTCCTGCGACAGGGGTGCGGTTCACCTCATCGAACCCGGTCGGTAGGGGGCCTCCCGCGCAGCGAGTCGACCAGCAGGCGCGCGTTCGTGGACAGCGCGTCGTACTGGCGTACGCACAGCGACAACTGGCGCACGGCCCAGGGCTCCTCCAGGACCACCTTGCGCAAGGCGAGTGAGCGCTGACAGCGCATGGCGGCGGACTCAGGAACCACACCCACGCCCACGCCGTGCGCGACCATCCGGCAGACGGCGTCGAAGCTTCGCAGCCGCACCCGATACCGCAGGCGCCGGCCCAAGCGAGCCGCATGCAACCCCAGGTGCTCCTGGAGCGCGCTGCCCTCCTCCAATCCAATCAAGGGCTCCTCCAGGATGTCCTCGAAGCGCGCGCTCCGCCGCGTCGCCAGCGCGTGCCCACGCGCGGTCACCAGGACGAGGCGATCCACCTGAAGGGGGAACGTCTGGAGTCGCCCCAGGTCCACGGTGTCGGCAACGAGGCCCACCTCCGCGCGACCTTCCGCCACCGCCAGGACAATCTCCGAGCTGGAGCGCTCCTCCAGGTCCACATCCACGTGAGGGTGCGCGGAGAGGAAGGCACCGAGCCTCTCCGGAAGGAGCTCGGTGAGGGCCGCCGTGTTGGTCAGCAGGCGCACCTGTCCTTTCAGACCGCTCGCGAAGGTGGCGAGGTCCCCGCGCAAGTGCTCCACCTGTTGCAACACCGCGCGCGCATGGTGCGCCAAGGCCCGCCCCGCCTCCGTGGGCCGAATCCCCCGTCGCTCCCTTTCGAGGAGGGGCACGCGCAGCTCATCTTCCATCGCGCGGATGCGCGCGCTCGCGGACGCCAAGGCGAGATGAGAGCGCTCGGCGCCCCGGGTGATGCTGCCTTGGTCGATGACGTGGAGGAACAGTCGCAGGTCGGTCAGGTCAAAGCGCATGAGCCCAGCCTTCGGAACTTCCGAAGGCTCCCTCTGGGAATGGCGCATTGTCCAGCGCGGGCCGCCGAGGAAGCCTCGGGGCATGAACACCTTCGTCCTGCTCTGCCTCGCGGGGATTCTCGCGGGAGCCATGAATGCCGTCGCGGGTGGGGGCAGCTTCGTCACCCTCCCCGTGCTCCTCTGGGCGGGCGTACCTTCGGTCTGCGCGAATGCATCCAGCACCGTCGCCCTGCTGCCCGGCAGCCTGGCCAGCACGTGGGCCTATCGCGAGGACCTCACGTCCCTGAAGGGACTCCCGCTCCGGACACTGTTCGTCACCAGCGTCGCGGGAGGACTGGTGGGCGCGCTGCTGCTCCTGCTCACCCCGAGCCGCGCGTTCGATGCCTTCATCCCGTGGCTGCTGCTGCTCGCCACACTCGCGTTCGTCGCGGGCCCTTTCGTGGGGACTTGGATGAGAAGGCACGTCCAGTTCAGGCCGCGAGGCGTGCTCGCTACGCAGTTCGTGCTCGCCATCTACGGCGGATACTTCGGTGGCGCGGTGGGCATCATGATGATGGCGGTCTGGGGGCTGCTCGGCGCCATGGACCTTCGGGCCGCGAACCCCGCCAAGACATTGCTGGTCGCCGCGACGAACGCGGTCGCGGTGCTCTGCTTCATCGTCGCGGACAAGGTGTGGTGGCCGCAGACGCTCGTGCTCCTCGGGTCCGCGATGGTGGGAGGCTACGGGGCTGCTCGCCTCGCGCGGAGCCTGGATGCGCGTGGCTTACGCCGCTGCGTCTCGGCGCTCTCCCTCCTCGTGACGCTCGCGTTCTTCCTGCGGCACCCGTAGGCGCTCGGTCAGCGTGCGCGCGCGAGCAGGGCCCGCAGCGCATCACGCGTCAGCGGGCTCGCCGTGCGCGCGGAGGACTCCAGGACACTCCGGGCCCGCCCCAACGCCTCGCTCTCCAGCGACTCCAGCGCCGTCAGCGCGGCACCCTGCGTATCGAGCATGTCTGAGACGAGCTGCGCGCTGAGCACGCCCAAGGCCTCTCCTGTCGCCAACCCTCTTCGCAGCAAGGCACAGGCAGCGGTCGCGGCGACTTCGGCGCGGTCCGCTCGCAGGGCTTGCAGCAGCGCGCTCACCGCACGCGACGAGGGACTCTCGGCGAGCCCCAACATCACGAGCGCCTCGACGCCCGCGGTGGGCTCCGCGTCCTCCCAGACTTGAAGCAGCACCGGCTCCAAGTCCGCCAGGGCAGGCAATGGGAGCCGCTGCCGATGCAGTTCCTCCAAGAGTCCTCGCAGCGACGCCAGCGCCAGATAGCGCCGCGCGCCCTCGGTCCGCTGAATCAACGCGAGCATCACCGGGGCCGTGCTGTTCGGTGCCGAGGGCGCAAGCGAGACGAAGGCCTCCAACGCCGTGTCCCCGACCTCGCCCTCTTCGTCCAAGCAAGGGAGCAACGCGGGAAGCAGCGACAGCGCGGGCACGCCCACCCTCCCCACCGCGCTCGCGGCCGCGCGCCTCACCGCGGGCGAAGCGTGAGACAGCGCGGCCTCCAGCGAGGGAACCTGCTCAGGCGCCACGCGACACACGTGGGCCAGCACCATCGCCGCGTCCACCACTTCCGGAGAGGCAACGTCGGCGCGCGACAGCGCCGCGACCACGGCGCCGAATGCCTGCTCCGCCAAGGAGACTTGAGGCGGCCACCACGAAGACTGGAGCAGCGCGAGAATGTCGGCCCGCGAGGTCGACCGCGCACATGGCAGGGCCTCCAGCAGGAGAATCGCGGCCCGCTCTCGCGCTCGGTCATCCTCGGACTCGAGCGCCGCCCCCATCGCCTCCAGCGCCCGCGACACTTCGCGCGGATCCGAACCGCCGAGCCGCGCTGTCCATGCATCGAGCGGATGGCTCACGGGTAGCGATCCACCACGAGGATGACCCCGGTGTTGTCCTGCACCACGGAGAAGCCCTTCATGGGGCTCGGATACGCGATGAGCCCCTCACCGTCCCGGTCCCAGCGCGAGTCCAAGAGGACGCCACAGAACGGAACCGACAGCGCGCCACTCTCGGGGACGAAGATGCGGTCGTACCGACCGAACACCCGATGCTTCGTCACGAACAAGCGCCCGCCAATGCGCGCGCCCGGCAGCATCTTCTCGCCGTCCGCGCGGGGCGTCGCGATGACGAAGCTGTAGTTGTATCGAGCCGGGCCGGGGTGGTCCTGGATGCTGTCCACGATGACGGGGATGCGGTCCCCCGCCTTCAGCCCCAGCCGCTGCATCTGGAGCTGCGAGCCCTTGGGACAGTCTCCATCCGGAGGCATCCACTTGGGCCGCTCGGGCTTCACCTCCACCGGCGCCGCGTGCCCGCACCCGACCCACGCCCCAAGCATCGCCAGGACGCTCAGCCCCAACACACCTCGGCGCCAGGACGCGCGTCCTGCCAGAGGCCCGGTCATCAGAACGCCCCGATGCTGAAGTGGAACTGCGTGGGAGCCTCGTTGACGGCCTCGTCGCGGTCCAGGTTGAACCCCACGTCGAACGCGAGCGGACCGACCGGCGTCACGTAGCGCAACCCCACGCCCGCCGAGTAACGCAGCTCCGTGGGGTCGAACAACGTGCGGTCCTGCCACAGGTTGCCCGCCTCGAAGAAGAGGCCCAGGTCCAGCGCCGCGAGCGCGGGCACGCGCAGCTCCGCCTTGCCCAGCGTGTAGAGCTCACCGCCCTGACTCGTGGGGAACTGTCCCGCGAGCACGGCCTTCAAATCCTCCGAGCAGCCCGAGGGCGTAATCAGCGAGCGGCAATCGCTCAATCGCTGGTGCAACGCCTGCCGTACGTCCTGCGGCAGGACGCCATCCTCGCGGAAGCCTCGGAGGCTCGACGAGCCGCCCAGGTAGAACAGCTTCGAGCCGATGTTCTGCGCGCCCTCCGTCAACGGCACGATGGTGCCCGCGCGTGCACTCAGCGCCACGCTCGCACGGCGCCCCAGCGGTGCGTACACACTGAGGTTGCCCGCGAGCTTCACGCTGTTGATGGGGAACGCCGGCACGCGGTCACCCGCCACGTCCGTGGGCCGCACGCTGAGCCCGCGCATGAACTCGGCGCTCGTGGTCAGCACCATGCCGCGCCGTGGGTTGGCGGGGTCATCACGGAAGTCGAGCGTCGCCGCCGGGCGCAGCGAGTGCAGCGCGAAGTCACCGAACGGGTAGCGCAGCCGCTCCTGGTCCGCCCGGTTCACTAGCTCCAGCACGCCCGCGCGCGAACGCAGCCGGTTGTTCTCCACCTCGTACTGAAGCGACAGGTTCAGCCACGACGACACGGCCCAGTCCAGGCCCGCCACCGCGGCGAACCGCGTGGACAGGTACGAAGGACGGTGCACGCGCTCGCCAATCAGGTCCAACCGCGCGCCCACTTCCAGCGGAGAGAGGAAGTAGAGCCGCGACTGAGACAGCGCCAGGTTGCCACGCCCCCCGAGCCCGCTGAGACCATCCAGGTCCGAGTCACACGCCGCGCCCTGCGCCAACCCCGAGTCACATCCCGCGGGCCTCCGGTCCGAGCCCAGCGCCTGCGCACTCCATCCCGCGTAGTTCACCTTGCCGCGCGCGAGCACGTTGAGGCCCTTGCCATCCACGTTGCGCCAGGCCGTGTCCAACGTGACGCGAGGACCGTCGACCAGGAAGTAGCCGCCGGACACCTCGCCATCCAACCGCGCCCGCTCCTGCACCGACACGAGGACATCCTTGGAGCCCTCGCGCCGATTGGGATCCGCGAGCGACACCTCGGCCTGCTTGAAGAGGCCCAGGCGCGCCAGCCGACGCTGCCCTTCCGCCAGGTCCTCCATCGACAGCGGCGCGCCTTCCTTCAGGTCCAGGTAGGCCAGCACCACATCCGGATCCGTGCGCGTCAGCCCCTGGATGAGCACCTTGCCCACGTGCACCCGAGGCCCCGCATCCACCTCGTAGACCACGCTCGCGGCCTTGCCCTCGCCGTCCACGGTGACCTTGTTGGCGACGTGCGCGAACAGGTAGCCCTCGCGCCCCAAGCCGCGCTCGGTCGCGGCGCGCACCTGCTCCACGCGCTCGAAGCTCAGCGGCGTGCCTTGGCGCAACATCGCGCGGGTCCATTCCGAGTGGACGTCCGCGGGCATGCCCTCGAAACGCACGTCGCGCACGAGCGCTCGCGGCCCTTCCTCCACGTCGAAGTCCGCCACCGCCGTGTGCTGGACGGTGTCCAT
It encodes the following:
- a CDS encoding sulfite exporter TauE/SafE family protein → MNTFVLLCLAGILAGAMNAVAGGGSFVTLPVLLWAGVPSVCANASSTVALLPGSLASTWAYREDLTSLKGLPLRTLFVTSVAGGLVGALLLLLTPSRAFDAFIPWLLLLATLAFVAGPFVGTWMRRHVQFRPRGVLATQFVLAIYGGYFGGAVGIMMMAVWGLLGAMDLRAANPAKTLLVAATNAVAVLCFIVADKVWWPQTLVLLGSAMVGGYGAARLARSLDARGLRRCVSALSLLVTLAFFLRHP
- a CDS encoding M20/M25/M40 family metallo-hydrolase; protein product: MTTLKLGVLTLSLMLATPVLAGAAEPDVWITIGSDALAPARDSFQGQGLELPSVVREKDGVAMLRVPASQVEKLAEVMHSKLNRCAGFIAHDSEAQALAAVEAGATPRVAPTLVSYTLDNAATVNALLPQVAESSLRSTITSLSTSWTSRRYNQQGGLDAANWLKSRWTTLAAGRSDISVAFFTHPASTSPQPSVILTIQGTSLPSEVVVLGAHLDSINVNGSSLSAPGADDDASGVATLTEVIRVAVAKGYRPLRTVQFIAYAAEEIGLKGSAAIAAQYKSSGKNVVGVLQLDMTNYRGSSYDIVLVSDYTTAAQNTFLTNLIKQYMPGVTSTSTRCGYACSDHASWYNQGYASSIPFEALMGQDNPYIHTVNDTLTQTAGSAQNSVKFAKLAAAYVAELAKGTASSALDDAHP
- a CDS encoding LysR family transcriptional regulator encodes the protein MRFDLTDLRLFLHVIDQGSITRGAERSHLALASASARIRAMEDELRVPLLERERRGIRPTEAGRALAHHARAVLQQVEHLRGDLATFASGLKGQVRLLTNTAALTELLPERLGAFLSAHPHVDVDLEERSSSEIVLAVAEGRAEVGLVADTVDLGRLQTFPLQVDRLVLVTARGHALATRRSARFEDILEEPLIGLEEGSALQEHLGLHAARLGRRLRYRVRLRSFDAVCRMVAHGVGVGVVPESAAMRCQRSLALRKVVLEEPWAVRQLSLCVRQYDALSTNARLLVDSLRGRPPTDRVR
- a CDS encoding BamA/TamA family outer membrane protein encodes the protein MVLVWASALGPWPARAEDAPEVVSVELHLPGGTDAEGLSSLVAVRKGQALSPSAVRRSVERLWATGRFSDVVARKEDVPGGVRLVFQLTPLLRLSSVTVHGNQVLTTGEVLEASNLLEGGPLDPEELESAVGAVQEAYRARGYDAVKVDVSQAPVPGGGVAVTLRLEEGLPTRVRQVTFLGASDLPLPRLMDTLGMRPGDVFDRGSLEAGLERLRVSLREEHRWRARVGVPTVTVAEGGATVAVPLSAGPRFTMRFRGNHRMPDVLLARVASYEGEDTLDDVVEARLARKLEAFYRQRGFHSARVRAHSVEREDGAVAALTFDVEEGHPLRVTEVRFHGNTAVSSRALRAQLTARVAACETRPELDLPLRDDPLSMEGRHAPDIQGVEPPPDPSTVYVEEAWLDAADGMTTAYREQGFSSAMVTFRGLTMDTVQHTAVADFDVEEGPRALVRDVRFEGMPADVHSEWTRAMLRQGTPLSFERVEQVRAATERGLGREGYLFAHVANKVTVDGEGKAASVVYEVDAGPRVHVGKVLIQGLTRTDPDVVLAYLDLKEGAPLSMEDLAEGQRRLARLGLFKQAEVSLADPNRREGSKDVLVSVQERARLDGEVSGGYFLVDGPRVTLDTAWRNVDGKGLNVLARGKVNYAGWSAQALGSDRRPAGCDSGLAQGAACDSDLDGLSGLGGRGNLALSQSRLYFLSPLEVGARLDLIGERVHRPSYLSTRFAAVAGLDWAVSSWLNLSLQYEVENNRLRSRAGVLELVNRADQERLRYPFGDFALHSLRPAATLDFRDDPANPRRGMVLTTSAEFMRGLSVRPTDVAGDRVPAFPINSVKLAGNLSVYAPLGRRASVALSARAGTIVPLTEGAQNIGSKLFYLGGSSSLRGFREDGVLPQDVRQALHQRLSDCRSLITPSGCSEDLKAVLAGQFPTSQGGELYTLGKAELRVPALAALDLGLFFEAGNLWQDRTLFDPTELRYSAGVGLRYVTPVGPLAFDVGFNLDRDEAVNEAPTQFHFSIGAF